A genomic window from Tenebrio molitor chromosome X, icTenMoli1.1, whole genome shotgun sequence includes:
- the LOC138140401 gene encoding patj homolog codes for MHLNADISSALQLLEDIKQTVDDLSDPKLQVNTYQDLCLLISVLENPVFRSVVTVQDSLSELNQQLGQHPSILPVDFDITASGELVLNVPPSGELYDPDYADDYQTARDFDEQRVPSAPISPGSPHVHPFNTSDNKMILLNSKTLNGNICNQETLRLLQNNQGFSASDDDVIHRSPSIGSDASKTGSDSLLSSEWSQVESIDLINDGTGLGFGIVGMRNMGVVVKTILPGGVADRDGRLQSGDHILQIGDVNLHEMGSEQVATVLRQSGTHVRLVVARPVDISSPEYKYLGSSAPLVPTRLLNDSVELDRYLIQHKYPPIFHKGMDQITDLYQFDQSKSYSGLSRVPASPSLPLLNLDMAVKMPEMEKFVVELKKDVKGLGITIAGYVCEKEELSGIFVKSVSKGSAADVSGRIKVNDRIVEVDGQSLQGYTNLQAVEVLRNCGNVVKLCLERYLHGPKYEQLQQAIAASEIKPPTPSSPTEVPRYPKGEDGNFMRNDDNTEEPVEAKNELFCSFAKTAQDKPTPLTEEEIKKKWEKVMGPETEIVVAELTKFGEKGGLGISLEGTVDVEDGQEVRPHHYIRSILPEGPVGKNGTLKSGDELLEVNGHKLLGMNHHEVVSILKELPINVCMVCGRSPINLFDQRTSEDSTFSERAALNRSLHNLLPASDRLVKAKSDGSLASSIAAVNTDSSFSKMKSRSLEPLTGLAMWSSEPQIIELVKGERGLGFSILDYQDPIDPNDTVIVIRSLVPGGVAQLDGRLIPGDRLLFVNDTVLENASLDQAVQALKGAPKGIVRIGVAKPLPIPDTVAHSSLVDVDQNRFVTTNSKVTLE; via the exons ATGCATTTAAATGCCGATATATCGAGTGCCCTTCAATTACTAGAGGATATAAAGCAAACGGTAGACGATTTGAGCGATCCGAAACTGCAAGTAAACACATATCAAGATTTATGTTTATTAATATCTGTGCTGGAAAATCCTGTATTTAGAAGTGTAGTCACGGTTCAAGATTCTCTAAGTGAATTAAATCAACAATTAGGCCAGCATCCATCCATTTTACCTGTAGATTTTGACATCACAGCGTCTGGAGAGTTGGTATTAAACGTTCCGCCTTCTGGAGAATTGTATGATCCAGACTATGCAGATGATTACCAAACTGCCAGAGATTTTGATGAGCAAAGAGTTCCGTCAGCACCCATTTCACCGGGGTCACCTCACGTGCATCCTTTCAACACCTCAGACAATAAAATGATCCTTCTTAATAGTAAAACTTTAAATGGAAACATTTGTAATCAAGAAACGTTGCGGTTGCTGCAAAACAACCAAGGGTTCAGTGCCAGTGATGACGACGTTATACACCGATCTCCCTCGATAGGAAGCGACGCTTCAAAAACTGGCTCAGACAGTTTACTCAGCAGCGAATGGTCACAAGTCGAAAGTATTGATCTCATAAATGATGGGACAGGTTTGGGATTTGGTATAGTGGGCATGAGGAATATGGGGGTTGTTGTCAAAACTATTCTGCCAGGAGGAGTTGCAGATAGGGATGGCAGACTGCAGAGTGGTGACCACATTTTGCAg ATCGGTGACGTGAATTTGCATGAGATGGGGTCAGAGCAAGTGGCAACTGTTTTGCGACAATCGGGAACTCATGTGCGGCTAGTAGTAGCGAGACCAGTCGATATTAGTTCTCCAGAGTATAAGTATTTAGGATCTTCAGCTCCGCTTGTGCCTACAAGACTTCTTAACGATTCAGTAGAGTTAGATCGTTATTTGATTCAGCACAAATATCCTCCGATCTTTCACAAAGGTATGGATCAAATAACGGATCTTTACCAATTCGATCAGTCCAAGAGCTATTCGGGGTTGTCACGAGTACCGGCGTCTCCATCTTTACCCCTGTTGAATCTCGATATGGCAGTTAAGATGCCGGAAATGGAGAAATTCGTTGTCGAATTGAAGAAAGACGTGAAGGGCTTAGGAATAACAATAGCGGGATACGTATGTGAAAAGGAGGAATTGTCCGGGATCTTCGTGAAGAGCGTTAGTAAAGGGAGTGCGGCTGATGTGAGTGGAAGGATCAAAGTGAACGACAGGATCGTAGAAGTGGATGGTCAATCGTTGCAAGGATATACCAATCTTCAGGCCGTCGAGGTACTGAGAAATTGTGGAAACGTGGTAAAATTATGCTTGGAAAGATATTTACATGGGCCAAAATATGAACAACTTCAACAAGCAATAGCAGCTAGTGAAATAAAACCGCCAACACCATCAAGTCCGACTGAAGTGCCACG ATATCCTAAAGGAGAAGATGGGAATTTTATGCGTAACGATGACAATACAGAAGAACCAGTTGAGGCAAAaaacgaattgttttgttcatTTGCAAAGACCGCCCAAGATAAGCCAACCCCGTTAACAGAAGAAGAGATTAAGAAAAAGTGGGAAAAAGTGATGGGCCCAGAGACAGAAATAGTGGTAGCGGAACTGACAAAATTCGGTGAGAAAGGCGGATTGGGGATAAGTCTGGAAGGAACTGTTGATGTCGAAGACGGACAAGAAGTGAGACCGCATCACTATATTAGATCGATTTTGCCTGAAGGACCGGTCGGTAAAAACGGAACGTTGAAATCAGGCGACGAACTGCTAGAAGTAAACGGCCATAAACTGCTAGGAATGAATCACCACGAAGTTGTCTctattttaaaagaattacCGATTAACGTGTGCATGGTGTGCGGAAGAAGCCCGATTAATCTTTTCGACCAACGCACTTCTGAAGATTCGACATTTTCAGAAAGAGCCGCTCTTAACAGGAGTTTACACAATCTGCTGCCAGCTTCTGATAGATTAGTTAAGGCGAAATCCGACGGATCTTTAGCCAGTAGCATAGCCGCAGTCAACACGGACAGTTCGTTCAGTAAAATGAAGTCTAGATCGTTAGAACCACTGACGGGGTTAGCCATGTGGAGTTCAGAACCGCAAATCATAGAACTGGTAAAAGGAGAGAGAGGTTTAGGGTTTTCTATTCTAGATTATCAGGATCCTATTGATCCAAACGACACTGTCATCGTCATTAGAAGCTTAGTGCCGGGTGGGGTAGCTCAGTTAGATGGAAGGTTGATACCTGGTGATAGATTACTATTCGTCAATGATACAGTATTAGAAAATGCCTCTCTGGACCAAGCTGTACAAGCTCTCAAGGGGGCGCCCAAAGGAATCGTTAGAATCGGAGTAGCTAAACCTCTGCCAATTCCAGACACAGTTGCTCACAGTTCATTAGTAGATGTGGATCAAAATAGATTTGTTACGACTAATTCTAAAGTAACTCTAGAATAA
- the wal gene encoding electron transfer flavoprotein subunit alpha, mitochondrial yields MFSGYSRQFTSQFSNHLKRLQSTLIIAEHDNKGLLPITQNALTAAKKLGGEISVLVAGTKCGPAAEALSKANGLSKILVAESDAFSGFTAESLTPLVISTQKQFNYTHIVAGASAFGKALLPRVAAKLDVSPISDVIGIKSPDTFIRSIYAGNAIQTLKANDPIKILSVRGTSFEPDVLEGGSVKSEPVSTDGCATDMTVFISQELSKSDRPELTSAKSVISGGRGLKSGDNFKLLYDLADKLNAAVGASRAAVDAGFVANDLQVGQTGKIVAPDLYIAVGISGAIQHLAGMKDSKTIVAINKDPEAPIFQVADYGLVADLFKAVPELTSKLS; encoded by the exons ATGTTTTCGGGGTATTCTCGTCAGTTCACTTCACAG TTCTCCAACCATCTGAAAAGATTGCAAAGTACTTTAATCATTGCCGAGCACGACAATAAGGGTTTGTTGCCGATAACTCAAAATGCCTTGACTGCTGCTAAGAAATTGGGAGGAGAAATTTCTGTTCTGGTAGCTGGGACGAAATGTGGTCCAGCTGCTGAAGCTCTGTCAAAAGCAAACGGTCTATCCAAGATTTTGGTGGCGGAAAGTGACGCTTTTAGCGGTTTCACTGCCGAAAGTTTGACACCTTTGGTTATTTCCACACAGAAACAGTTCAACTACACTCACATTGTTGCTGGAGCTTCAGCTTTTGGCAAAGCTTTGCTCCCGAGAGTCGCCGCCAAATTAGATGTTTCGCCGATTTCCGACGTCATTGGAATCAAATCCCCCGACACGTTCATAAGAAGCATCTATGCAG GTAACGCCATACAAACTCTCAAGGCCAACGACCCCATCAAAATTTTGAGCGTAAGGGGCACGAGTTTTGAACCTGATGTGCTCGAAGGGGGCTCAGTTAAGAGCGAACCGGTCTCGACCGATGGCTGCGCCACCGATATGACAGTCTTCATCAGTCAAGAACTCAGCAAGTCTGACAGACCTGAGTTGACCAGTGCCAAGTCGGTGATCAGTGGCGGACGTGGTCTCAAATCGGGAGATAACTTCAAGCTGCTGTATGACCTTGCCGATAAGTTAAATGCGGCCGTGGGGGCGTCGCGTGCCGCCGTCGACGCAGGTTTCGTGGCTAACGACCTTCAAGTTGGCCAGACTGGAAAAATTGTAGCACCT gaTCTTTACATTGCTGTTGGTATTTCTGGCGCAATCCAACATTTGGCCGGGATGAAAGATAGCAAAACCATCGTTGCGATTAATAAGGATCCAGAAGCCCCGATTTTCCAGGTCGCTGATTATGGCCTAGTAGCGGATTTGTTCAAAGCTGTCCCCGAATTAACCAGTAAACTGTCCTGA
- the LOC138140404 gene encoding protein ABHD8-like, whose translation MTEELYTSDSSGCFPKVVNSWQQLLTTLNIKHPVYPLDPIAPEHSEFFLIDSKIRIRVIHISPESVQKTTGHYGLELHQNFKRSSLSEEYWFTKWNKPLKIGNCNCSFRRSLRLSVLSNQSNRLKPDDNRESISSFDVPKRIINVETFVERIIQETIFEAFQEYYIIQNQAKGVVNLAYQKLDDEDGVVLRKPQFLTVTKQPNSTPSKPPCFHKKHTQKKPFIILFHGIGNSADVWWSIINSLINKGYEVIAPDMLGHGYSSAPNKANSYTFHSLLIHAITIFDHYTATDDKRKCILIGHSYGCSLITALYRHRAAQISQLILISGGGPTPLAAPVRNNEISPFGCIHTLFKPLLFCGLKRSFLFSSRGKHFDICDPDSAVPTQILEYISMGQNWPEGDAAFHRRILVPTLLVHGLQDKQVTLVQQCEMERTIPRAFLELIPNAGHMSMLETPEHLGHMILCFINTWS comes from the exons ATGACTGAAGAACTGTATACATCAGACTCTAGTGGTTGTTTCCCAAAAGTGGTAAATTCATGGCAGCAGCTTTTGACAACGTTGAAtatcaaacaccctgtatatccatTGGACCCGATTGCACCAGAGcatagtgaattttttttaattgactcGAAAATTAGGATTCGCGTTATACATATAAGCCCAGAAAGTGTACAAAAAACCACAGGTCATTATGGACTGGAATTGCATCAAAACTTTAAAAGAAGCTCCCTCTCAGAAGAATACTGGTTTACTAAATGGAACAAGCCTTTGAAGATAGGGAATTGTAATTGTTCCTTCCGGAGATCCCTCAGACTGTCAGTCCTTTCAAATCAATCAAACAGGCTTAAACCTGATGACAACAGAGAAAG TATTTCCAGTTTTGATGTCCCAAAACGCATAATTAACgttgaaacttttgttgagCGCATAATACAAGAAACAATATTTGAAGCCTTTCAAGAGTATTACATCATTCAAAATCAAGCAAAAGGAGTTGTTAATTTAGCGTATCAAAAACTTGATGATGAAGATGGTGTTGTTTTGAGAAAACCGCAATTTTTAACTGTGACCAAGCAGCCAAATAGCACCCCATCAAAACCACCATGTTTTCATAAAAAACATACTCAAAAA AAACCctttatcattttatttcacgGAATTGGCAACTCGGCGGACGTATGGTGGTCAATCATTAATAGTTTGATTAATAAAGGATATGAGGTCATTGCCCCTGACATGTTGGGACATGGGTACAGTTCCGCTCCCAATAAAGCCAACTCTTACACATTTCACAGTTTGCTGATCCACGCTATTACAATTTTTGACCATTATACTGCCACAGAtgacaaaagaaaatgtattttgatCGGCCACTCCTACGG ATGTAGCCTGATTACCGCCCTGTATCGACACAGGGCGGCTCAAATTTCGCAGTTGATTTTAATTAGTGGCGGTGGTCCAACCCCTTTAGCCGCACCAGTGAGGAACAACGAAATTTCACCGTTCGGGTGTATTCACACCTTATTTAAACCACTACTCTTCTGTGGTTTAAAAAgaagttttttgttttcatctCGCGGTAAACATTTTGATATTTGCGACCCAGATTCCGCAGTACCTACACAAATTCTTGAGTACATTTCTATGGGACAAAATTGGCCAGAAGGTGATGCCGCTTTTCACAGACGAATTCTTGTCCCTACGTTGCTAGTTCATGGACTACAAGATAAACAAGTTACGCTCGTACAGCAATGTGAAATGGAGAGG ACGATTCCGAGGGCCTTTCTGGAACTGATCCCAAACGCGGGACACATGTCGATGTTGGAGACGCCAGAGCACCTCGGTCACATGATATTATGCTTCATTAACACTTGGagttaa
- the alien gene encoding COP9 signalosome complex subunit 2 has product MSDAEDDFMCEDEEDYGLEYSEDSNSEPDVDLENQYYNSKSLKEEEPKAALASFQKVLDLESGEKGEWGFKALKQMIKINFKLGNFEEMMTRYKQLLTYIKSAVTRNHSEKSINSILDYISTSKNMELLQNFYETTLEALKDAKNDRLWFKTNTKLGKLYYDRGDFNKLAKILKQLHQSCQTDDGEDDLKKGTQLLEIYALEIQMYTAQKNNKKLKTLYEQSLHIKSAIPHPLIMGVIRECGGKMHLREDEFEKAHTDFFEAFKNYDESGSPRRTTCLKYLVLANMLMKSGINPFDSQEAKPYKNDPEILAMTNLVNAYQTNDINEFESILKQNRQNIMDDPFIREHIEDLLRNIRTQVLIKLIKPYTRIQIPFISTELNIDVSEVENLLVSCILDNTIEGRIDQVNQVLFLERAAVNMARYNALDRWTNQLNTLHLSIINKMA; this is encoded by the exons ATGTCTGACGCCGAGGACGACTTTATGTGTGAAGATGAAGAAGATTATGGTCTC GAATATTCTGAAGACAGTAATTCAGAACCCGATGTTGATTTGGAAAATCAGTACTACAACAGCAAATCACTCAAAGAGGAAGAGCCTAAAGCTGCATTAGCATCATTTCAGAAAGTATTAGACCTAGAAAGTGGCGAAAAGGGAGAATGGGGCTTCAAAGCTCTTAAACAAAtgataaaaatcaattttaaattg ggtaattttgaagaaatgaTGACGCGCTATAAACAATTACTGACATATATTAAGAGCGCGGTAACAAGAAACCATAGTGAAAAgtcaataaattcaattttggaTTATATTTCTacatcaaaaaat ATGGAGTtactacaaaatttttatgaaaccACATTAGAAGCTCTCAAGGATGCTAAAAATGACAGACTTTGGTTTAAGACTAATACTAAATTGGGCAAATTATATTATGATAGAGGTGATTTCAATAAATTAGCTAAGATACTAAAGCAATTACATCAGTCTTGTCAAACTGATGATGGAGAAGATGACTTAAAGAAAGGAACACAGTTACTAGAAATATATGCCTTAGAAATCCAAATGTATACTGCACAAAAGAATAATAAGAAACTCAAAACATTATATGAACAATCCCTACATATTAAATCAGCAATACCACACCCACTTATCATGGGTGTTATCAGAG AGTGTGGTGGTAAAATGCATCTTCGTGAAGATGAATTTGAAAAAGCTCACACCGACTTTTTTGAAGCCTTCAAAAATTATGATGAATCTGGTAGTCCAAGGAGAACAACATGTTTAAAATATCTTGTCCTTGCTAATAT GCTAATGAAATCTGGAATTAATCCTTTTGATTCTCAGGAAGCCAAACCATATAAGAATGACCCAGAAATTCTGGCTATGACCAATTTAGTTAATGCTTATCAAACCAATGATATTAATGAGTTTGAGTCAATTCTTAAACAGAATAGACAAAATATAATGGATGATCCATTTATCAGAGAACACATTGAAG aTCTGTTACGTAACATTAGAACTCAAGTCTTAATCAAGCTAATTAAACCATACACTCGGATTCAAATTCCTTTTATATCCACTGAATTAAACATTGATGTTTCTGAGGTAGAAAACCTTTTAGTATCATGCATTTTAGATAA taCTATTGAAGGACGTATTGATCAAGTAAACCAAGTTCTTTTCCTAGAAAGAGCTGCTGTGAATATGGCCAGATACAATGCTTTGGATAGATGGACAAATCAATTGAATACTCTTcacttatcaataattaataaaatggctTAA
- the LOC138140374 gene encoding peroxidase-like codes for MKLFLLCVAPIILCAEVLAIGNQINPIYTVDRTKKTSDWGSYDTCDLVVPECDPTYKYRSYDGSCNNLQHPTWGMLHSVFARIFEPRYSDGIELPPVAADGSELPNARKIISSLLQDQDVPDNVSLIVAQWAQFIAHDFAVGLGKTGVDDCCASDDRLVCLPIPIPEDDPFFAQYDKTCQSLTRTQTALMGDCDPNGPKQQINGVTHGLDGSVIYGSDKETADTLREHEGGRMLMRTIEDGRCFLPSKGSCYNSDVCYVAGEARVNQNTQLTVMHTMLVREHNRIVAALAELHPTWDDETLYQETRSIVVAEYLHITYNGFLPNILREKFITKNNLRSRTKGYHPYDEEIPNIVIISFSNPIFRIFHSALQGVIGLYNYHLDPTSYINLTDYMNSPGILEQENHFDELILGVITQPMQTIDTYYTAQISERLFSFGRPYGTDLNSIDIQRARDHAVPGYPTILYGCTGIEVNDFDDLADIWPEENIEKVRQIYTSVDDIDLFIGVNFENKPEGHRMSPVLECIIGEQFYRWKNGDRFWYEVEGQPHSFTPEQLDEIRKSSMSRLVCDTSDNIVNITLNAWSPPGDNNPIVPCDDIPSVDLSKWL; via the exons ATGAAGTTATTTCTGTTGTGCGTTGCTCCCATCATTCTCTGTGCGGAAGTTTTAGCCATCGGCAATCAAATCAATCCAATTTACACCGTAGATAGAACCAAAAAAACCAG CGACTGGGGTTCGTACGATACTTGTGATTTGGTCGTTCCAGAATGCGACCCCACCTACAAGTACAGATCGTACGATGGTTCTTGCAATAACTTGCAGCACCCCACTTGGGGGATGCTCCATTCTGTGTTTGCGCGTATTTTTGAACCACGCTACAGCGACGGAATAGAACTACCACCAGTGGCCGCGGATGGATCTGAACTGCCCAACGCTAGAAAAATAATCAGTTCGTTGTTACAAGACCAGGATGTTCCGGACAATGTGTCTTTGATTGTAGCCCAATGGGCGCAGTTTATAGCGCACGACTTCGCAGTAGGCCTCGGCAAAA CTGGAGTAGACGATTGTTGTGCATCTGATGACCGTCTAGTCTGTCTACCGATTCCCATCCCTGAAGATGATCCATTCTTTGCGCAATATGACAAAACTTGTCAAAGTTTGACCCGCACTCAAACGGCATTGATGGGAGATTGTGACCCCAATGGGCCCAAACAACAG ATCAATGGTGTGACCCACGGACTGGATGGTTCCGTGATTTACGGATCCGATAAAGAAACGGCTGACACGTTGCGTGAGCATGAAGGAGGGAGAATGCTGATGAGGACAATTGAAGATGGAAGATGCTTCTTGCCATCAAAAGGCAGTTGCTACAACTCCGATGTGTGTTATGTAGCag GTGAAGCGAGGGTGAATCAGAACACTCAACTGACTGTTATGCACACTATGTTAGTGAGAGAACATAACAGAATTGTCGCTGCTCTCGCTGAGCTTCACCCCACGTGGGACGACGAAACTCTATACCAAGAAACTAGAAGCATTGTTGTAGCGGAATATCTTCACATCACTTACAACGGGTTCCTGCCCAACATATTGAGAGAAAAATTTATCACTAAAAACAATCTCAGATCTAGAACAAAGGGATATCATCCATATGATGAGGAGATTCCGAATATAGTCATTATTAGTTTCAGTAATCccattttcagaattttccATTCCGCTCTTCAAGGAGTAATAGG ATTGTACAATTATCACTTGGATCCAACCAGTTACATCAACTTGACGGACTACATGAACTCCCCTGGTATATTAGAACaagaaaatcattttgacGAGTTAATTCTTGGAGTCATTACTCAACCGATGCAAACAATTGATACATACTACACAGCTCAG ATCAGCGAAAGATTATTCAGTTTTGGCAGGCCATACGGAACAGATTTGAATTCAATTGATATACAACGAGCTAGAGATCATGCCGTTCCTGGTTATCCTACAATTTTGTATGGATGTACAGGCATAGAAGTGAACGATTTTGACGACTTAGCTGACATATGGCCTGAAGAG AACATCGAAAAAGTGCGTCAGATTTATACGTCGGTAGATGACATAGATTTGTTTATtggtgtcaattttgaaaataagcCTGAAGGGCACAGGATGAGTcccgttttagaatgtatcaTAGGAGAACAATTTTATCGTTGGAAGAATGGTGACAGATTTTGGTATGAAGTTGAAGGTCAACCTCATTCATTTACACCAG AACAACTTGATGAAATAAGAAAATCTAGTATGTCGCGTCTTGTCTGTGATACTAGTGATAATATTGTGAACATCACTTTAAATGCTTGGAGCCCACCTGGTGATAA CAATCCAATTGTTCCATGTGATGATATTCCGTCCGTTGATTTATCAAAGTGGCTATAA